A region of Streptomyces paludis DNA encodes the following proteins:
- a CDS encoding peptidase inhibitor family I36 protein, with the protein MKRITAFAAATILLTGALGVGSTATAAGSAPSAAAWMTCVHGKFCIYSGWDGGGSSCQWVPDQPNTASGCPFIQRGAVVKSVANETGKTIKFYKNTNYKNKIGSSKAGTRGNLEGNYSIRSFKD; encoded by the coding sequence ATGAAACGCATCACCGCGTTCGCCGCCGCCACGATCCTCCTGACAGGGGCCCTCGGTGTCGGCTCCACCGCGACAGCCGCGGGCAGCGCCCCGTCCGCCGCCGCCTGGATGACCTGCGTACACGGGAAGTTCTGCATCTACAGCGGCTGGGACGGCGGCGGAAGCAGCTGTCAGTGGGTACCTGACCAGCCGAACACCGCCAGCGGCTGTCCCTTCATCCAGCGGGGTGCGGTGGTGAAGTCAGTCGCGAATGAGACAGGCAAAACGATCAAGTTCTACAAGAACACGAACTACAAGAACAAGATCGGCTCCTCCAAGGCCGGAACGCGCGGCAACCTGGAGGGGAACTACTCGATCCGCTCCTTCAAGGACTGA
- a CDS encoding citryl-CoA lyase — MTAGPQDGLVAQWWATAVSRIEPGVIELREHPVQDLIGRATFVETIWLLLRGELPRPEQAGLLEAALVAGVDHGPQAPSIAAARMAATCGVGLNSAVATGVNMLGDVHGGAGQQCVHLLSEITERHRSGREFDLAVAEVVGEWRDRSRYLPGFGHRFHPRDPRRDPLLALVDRAVADGLVEGAHLRAARAVETRLNRGREGRKPVPMNIDGATAVIYAELGFAAPLARGLFVLSRSVGILAHAWEETGQGRRNKSPMPPSMVPVHLVAPATRP; from the coding sequence ATGACGGCCGGGCCCCAGGACGGACTGGTGGCGCAGTGGTGGGCGACCGCCGTCAGCCGGATCGAACCCGGCGTCATCGAACTGCGCGAACACCCGGTGCAGGACCTGATCGGCCGCGCGACCTTCGTCGAGACGATCTGGCTGCTGCTCCGGGGCGAACTGCCCCGCCCCGAACAGGCGGGGCTCCTGGAAGCCGCGCTGGTGGCCGGCGTCGACCACGGACCGCAGGCGCCCTCGATCGCCGCCGCCCGGATGGCCGCCACCTGCGGGGTGGGGCTCAACAGCGCCGTGGCCACCGGGGTGAACATGCTCGGTGATGTGCACGGCGGGGCAGGCCAGCAGTGTGTGCACCTGCTGAGCGAGATCACCGAACGGCACCGAAGCGGAAGGGAGTTCGACCTCGCCGTCGCGGAGGTGGTCGGCGAGTGGCGGGACCGCTCGCGCTATCTGCCCGGCTTCGGCCACCGCTTCCACCCCCGCGACCCGCGCCGGGACCCGCTGCTCGCCCTGGTGGACCGGGCGGTGGCGGACGGCCTGGTGGAGGGCGCCCATCTGCGGGCGGCCCGCGCCGTGGAGACACGGCTCAACCGGGGGCGCGAGGGCAGGAAGCCCGTGCCCATGAACATCGACGGCGCCACCGCCGTCATCTACGCCGAACTGGGCTTCGCCGCGCCGCTGGCCCGCGGTCTCTTCGTACTGAGCCGCAGTGTCGGAATCCTGGCACACGCGTGGGAGGAGACCGGACAGGGGCGCCGTAACAAGAGCCCCATGCCGCCTTCCATGGTGCCGGTCCACCTGGTGGCCCCGGCAACGCGTCCGTAG
- a CDS encoding ThuA domain-containing protein gives MTSRPRPARTTLSVVAAVGATFLIALAGVLGLRASARGAGEPTGTGTAAGAAAGAQELGAPDYGVCRGTNARCYHDWGNFSPATHGYRVLLYTRTAGPRHANLGPALGTGLNPTLTPANVVHNALVTMGTENGFTVDWTEDVTQLATPARLFRYNAVVFYSTSRDALDDAAQTSLRQYLRGGGGFVGIHNAFGTEYNWPWYEGLLGGANFYDHGPAQRGTVLVHNPRDSSTADLPARWDFTDEWYNLVPAPSKVRVLASVDESTLANGATGNQGHPGHGRHHPVAWCQYYDGGRAWLTTLGHDAKAFTTDGTFPGADRFQALILGGIESTMGKSPFCQKT, from the coding sequence ATGACGTCCAGACCACGCCCCGCACGTACGACACTGTCCGTAGTGGCCGCGGTCGGTGCCACGTTCCTGATCGCCCTGGCCGGCGTCCTCGGCCTCCGGGCGTCCGCGCGGGGGGCCGGGGAACCCACCGGAACCGGAACCGCGGCCGGAGCCGCAGCCGGAGCCCAGGAACTCGGCGCCCCCGACTACGGGGTCTGCCGCGGCACCAACGCCAGGTGCTACCACGACTGGGGCAACTTCTCCCCGGCCACCCACGGCTACCGGGTGCTCCTCTACACACGGACCGCGGGCCCCCGCCACGCGAACCTCGGCCCCGCACTCGGCACCGGCCTCAACCCCACGCTCACCCCCGCCAACGTCGTACACAACGCGCTGGTCACGATGGGCACGGAGAACGGCTTCACCGTCGACTGGACCGAAGACGTCACCCAACTCGCCACTCCCGCCCGGCTCTTCCGGTACAACGCGGTGGTCTTCTACTCCACGAGCCGCGACGCGCTCGACGACGCCGCGCAGACCTCCCTGCGCCAGTACCTCCGCGGCGGCGGAGGCTTCGTCGGGATCCACAACGCCTTCGGTACGGAGTACAACTGGCCCTGGTACGAGGGCCTGCTGGGCGGCGCCAACTTTTACGACCACGGCCCGGCCCAGCGCGGCACGGTCCTCGTGCACAACCCCCGCGACTCCTCCACCGCGGATCTCCCGGCCCGCTGGGACTTCACCGACGAGTGGTACAACCTCGTCCCCGCCCCCTCGAAGGTCCGCGTCCTGGCCTCCGTGGACGAGTCCACCCTCGCCAACGGCGCCACGGGCAACCAGGGCCACCCCGGACACGGCCGCCACCACCCCGTCGCCTGGTGCCAGTACTACGACGGCGGACGCGCCTGGCTTACCACTCTGGGCCATGACGCCAAGGCATTCACCACCGACGGCACCTTCCCCGGCGCCGACCGGTTCCAGGCCCTGATCCTCGGCGGCATCGAGTCCACCATGGGCAAATCCCCGTTCTGCCAAAAAACCTGA
- a CDS encoding outer membrane protein assembly factor BamB family protein, translated as MERRSFLLTAAAGSAATVSSLASTAEAASKGAPDAPSGLALPVPPQSAALGTTGANWPKVGGNYGNQNYSTLRGITPRNIKRLGGAWHINLEGGSTGAYQQCTIVVQDGVLYVETTQQNVFAVDGRTGEVLWRTKLGNETTNMRGVAVAEGKVFTISGANIVYALDRRTGAIVWRKPLIVEDNGGDGGCDNDSGQCGGNSGGLAGAVVHWDGLLYIGTEGSTAGARGRGYALDARTGEVVWTFWGPPGPGEFGHGTWEGDSWKTGGAVPWIHPAVDPELGLVYWTFGNPYPRTDGSSRGGDNLFANAIVAIDARTGKRRWHFQSVHHDIWDADNVMAPVLADLLIDGRKRKVVVYGSKTCWYYILDRRTGEAIHGMEERQVPQHALQKTSPTQPFPGGEPFVSPYPELDSTTRPVPFYPTGGLYEVFWDRATIIFPGAGGGADWGFPSFSPSTGYVYVGYGLVNSSYSNTRGGRVNTARPLGELFGGGLVAMDPRTNTVGWRKEGPWSLAHGNGILTTAGRVLLQGRPDGVLEAMDDTDGRTLWTWQCGAGVNTIPVSYEIDGEQYIAVLAGGNGLPFPDIPRGDHLWAFKLGGEVGQAPAPTAPSRRNQIRTAAVTGATAQNTVTLGRVWSTATGAPGTTENTVAQNAMAPQHLTVPAGTTVTFTNPAGNRQAHGAAAFFDAEFDTGLLMPGQSYTHTFGKPGEYFYNDPVFPQSTGKIVVQ; from the coding sequence ATGGAAAGACGCTCCTTTCTCCTGACAGCCGCGGCGGGCAGCGCCGCCACCGTCTCCTCCCTGGCCTCCACCGCCGAAGCGGCCTCGAAGGGCGCCCCCGACGCGCCCTCGGGCCTCGCGCTCCCGGTGCCCCCGCAGTCCGCCGCACTCGGCACCACCGGCGCCAACTGGCCCAAAGTGGGCGGGAACTACGGCAACCAGAACTACTCCACACTCCGGGGCATCACCCCGCGGAACATCAAGAGGCTGGGCGGCGCCTGGCACATCAACCTGGAGGGCGGCTCCACCGGCGCGTACCAGCAGTGCACCATCGTCGTCCAGGACGGTGTGCTGTACGTCGAGACCACCCAGCAGAACGTCTTCGCCGTCGACGGCAGGACCGGCGAGGTGCTCTGGCGGACGAAACTCGGCAACGAGACCACCAACATGCGCGGCGTCGCCGTCGCGGAGGGCAAGGTCTTCACCATCTCGGGCGCCAACATCGTCTACGCCCTCGACCGGCGGACCGGCGCGATCGTCTGGCGGAAGCCGCTGATCGTCGAGGACAACGGCGGCGACGGCGGCTGCGACAACGACAGCGGCCAGTGCGGCGGCAACAGCGGCGGCCTGGCCGGCGCGGTCGTGCACTGGGACGGCCTGCTCTACATCGGCACCGAGGGCTCGACGGCCGGCGCGCGCGGCCGCGGATACGCGCTCGACGCCAGGACCGGCGAGGTGGTGTGGACCTTCTGGGGCCCGCCGGGACCCGGGGAGTTCGGACACGGCACCTGGGAGGGCGACTCCTGGAAGACCGGCGGCGCGGTCCCCTGGATCCATCCGGCCGTCGACCCCGAACTCGGCCTGGTCTACTGGACGTTCGGCAACCCGTACCCCCGCACCGACGGCTCCTCGCGCGGCGGCGACAATCTCTTCGCCAACGCGATCGTCGCCATCGACGCCAGGACCGGCAAGCGGCGCTGGCACTTCCAGTCGGTCCACCACGACATCTGGGACGCCGACAACGTCATGGCGCCGGTGCTCGCCGACCTCCTCATCGACGGCAGGAAGCGCAAGGTCGTCGTCTACGGCTCGAAGACCTGCTGGTACTACATCCTCGACCGGCGGACCGGCGAGGCGATCCACGGCATGGAGGAGCGCCAGGTCCCCCAGCACGCCCTCCAGAAGACCTCTCCCACGCAGCCCTTCCCCGGCGGCGAGCCGTTCGTCTCCCCGTATCCGGAACTCGACAGCACGACCCGCCCCGTGCCCTTCTATCCGACCGGCGGTCTGTACGAGGTCTTCTGGGACCGGGCCACCATCATCTTCCCGGGCGCGGGCGGCGGAGCCGACTGGGGCTTCCCCTCCTTCAGCCCGAGTACCGGATACGTCTACGTCGGCTACGGCCTGGTCAACTCCTCCTACTCCAACACCCGCGGCGGACGTGTCAACACGGCCCGGCCCCTCGGTGAGCTGTTCGGCGGCGGCCTCGTCGCGATGGACCCCCGCACCAACACGGTCGGCTGGCGGAAGGAGGGCCCCTGGTCACTGGCCCACGGCAACGGCATCCTCACCACCGCGGGCCGTGTCCTCCTCCAGGGCCGCCCGGACGGTGTGCTCGAAGCGATGGACGACACCGACGGCAGGACCCTGTGGACCTGGCAGTGCGGCGCCGGGGTCAACACCATCCCCGTGTCGTACGAGATCGACGGCGAGCAGTACATCGCCGTGCTCGCCGGGGGCAACGGACTCCCCTTCCCCGACATCCCGCGCGGCGACCACCTCTGGGCGTTCAAGCTCGGCGGCGAGGTCGGGCAGGCCCCCGCGCCCACCGCCCCGTCCCGGCGCAACCAGATCCGTACCGCCGCCGTCACCGGTGCGACGGCACAGAACACCGTCACCCTCGGCCGTGTCTGGAGCACCGCCACGGGCGCCCCCGGCACCACCGAGAACACGGTCGCCCAGAACGCCATGGCGCCCCAGCACCTGACGGTCCCGGCCGGCACCACCGTCACCTTCACCAACCCCGCCGGCAACCGGCAGGCACACGGCGCGGCGGCCTTCTTCGACGCGGAGTTCGACACCGGGCTGCTGATGCCGGGCCAGTCGTACACGCACACCTTCGGCAAGCCCGGCGAGTACTTCTACAACGACCCGGTCTTCCCCCAGTCCACCGGCAAGATCGTCGTCCAGTGA
- a CDS encoding SulP family inorganic anion transporter: MSALLARCWGRVRSLLPARADFVVMGRDPRRDLLAGLTVAIVALPLALGFGVSSGLGAEAGLATAVVAGALAAVFGGSNLQVSGPTGAMTVVLVPIVARYGPGGVLTVGLMAGVLLLVLALLRAGRYMRYIPAPVVEGFTLGIACVIGLQQVPNALGVATPEGDKVLVVALRAVEEFVRDPNWTAAALTVGVAAVMLLGARWRPAVPFSIVAVIAATLMAQLLHLDGAAPIGDLPSGLPAPSLGFLDPSALGSLLAPAVAVAALAALESLLSATVADGMTVGQRHDPDRELFGQGIANLAAPLFGGVPATAAIARTAVNVRTGARSRLAALTHAAVLAVIVFAAAPLVSRIPLAALAGVLLATAIRMVEVGTLRAMARATPSDAIVLTLTAVATLALDLVYAVIIGLVVAGALALRAVAGQARLDQVDFTADLPGGHSEEEHALLAEHIVAYRIDGPLFFAGAHRFLLELSEVADVRVVILRMSRVSTIDATGALVLKDAVEKLNRRDIAVMTSGIRPGQRRALESVGALDLLRREGREYATTPEAIAGARAHLHRAGLWPTAPAAVPAATEEASR, from the coding sequence GTGAGCGCGTTGCTGGCCCGCTGCTGGGGCCGGGTGCGGTCGCTGCTGCCGGCCCGTGCCGATTTCGTTGTCATGGGCCGTGATCCGCGTCGTGATCTGCTCGCCGGTCTGACGGTCGCGATCGTGGCGTTGCCGCTCGCGCTGGGCTTCGGTGTCTCCTCCGGGCTCGGTGCCGAAGCCGGTCTGGCGACCGCTGTGGTGGCCGGGGCGCTGGCGGCGGTGTTCGGCGGCTCCAACCTCCAGGTGTCCGGGCCGACCGGGGCGATGACGGTGGTACTGGTGCCGATCGTGGCCCGGTACGGGCCGGGCGGGGTGCTGACGGTCGGGCTGATGGCGGGTGTCCTGCTGCTCGTGCTCGCGCTGCTGAGGGCCGGCCGGTACATGCGCTACATTCCGGCGCCGGTGGTGGAGGGCTTCACGCTCGGCATCGCGTGCGTCATCGGTCTTCAGCAGGTGCCGAACGCCCTGGGAGTGGCCACACCGGAGGGTGACAAGGTCCTGGTGGTGGCCCTGCGGGCGGTCGAGGAGTTCGTACGGGACCCGAACTGGACCGCCGCCGCCCTCACGGTGGGCGTGGCGGCCGTGATGCTGCTGGGTGCGCGGTGGCGCCCCGCCGTACCGTTCTCGATCGTCGCCGTGATCGCCGCCACCCTCATGGCTCAGCTCTTACACCTGGACGGCGCCGCTCCGATCGGTGACCTGCCCTCCGGACTGCCCGCGCCCTCGCTGGGATTCCTTGATCCGTCCGCGCTGGGGTCGCTGCTCGCCCCGGCGGTCGCGGTCGCGGCGCTGGCCGCGCTGGAGTCGCTGCTGTCGGCGACCGTCGCGGACGGGATGACGGTGGGGCAGCGGCACGACCCGGACAGAGAGCTGTTCGGGCAGGGCATCGCGAACCTGGCGGCCCCGTTGTTCGGCGGGGTCCCCGCCACCGCGGCGATCGCCCGGACCGCTGTCAATGTCCGTACCGGCGCCCGGTCGCGGCTCGCCGCCCTCACCCACGCCGCCGTTCTGGCCGTCATCGTGTTCGCCGCGGCCCCGCTCGTCTCCAGGATCCCGCTGGCCGCGCTGGCCGGGGTGCTGCTGGCGACCGCGATCCGGATGGTGGAGGTCGGCACACTGCGGGCGATGGCCCGTGCGACCCCTTCGGACGCGATCGTGCTGACGCTGACCGCCGTCGCCACGCTCGCTCTCGACCTGGTGTACGCGGTGATCATCGGTCTGGTCGTGGCGGGCGCGCTGGCGCTGCGGGCGGTCGCCGGCCAGGCCCGGCTGGATCAGGTCGACTTCACTGCGGATCTGCCCGGCGGGCACAGCGAGGAGGAACACGCGCTGCTGGCCGAGCACATCGTCGCGTACCGGATCGACGGGCCACTGTTCTTCGCCGGCGCCCACCGCTTCCTCCTGGAACTCTCCGAGGTCGCCGACGTCCGCGTGGTGATCCTGCGCATGTCGCGGGTATCGACGATCGACGCCACCGGCGCCCTGGTCCTCAAGGACGCGGTGGAGAAACTCAACCGGCGCGACATCGCCGTGATGACCTCCGGGATACGCCCCGGACAGCGGCGCGCCCTGGAATCGGTCGGCGCTCTGGATCTGCTCCGGCGGGAGGGCCGCGAGTACGCGACCACACCGGAGGCCATCGCCGGGGCCCGCGCCCACCTCCACCGGGCCGGACTCTGGCCCACCGCCCCTGCCGCCGTTCCTGCCGCCACCGAAGAGGCTTCCCGATGA
- a CDS encoding SDR family NAD(P)-dependent oxidoreductase: protein MLEAPMSFPFPDVSNAPISELISLRGRCAVITGGAQGLGKAIAARFAEAGADLLLLDLDEERAHAAAEQLATRYGVKGLGARADISDTEAVATAADLAVAELGGIDIWVNNAGLFPNAPALEMPDVMWDQVFAVNSRGVFLGSREAARRMSAGGKGGVIVNTISTAGFQVAFPGMAAYVASKHAARGLTKSLAVDLAPLGIRVLGVAPSYVPTEGNIAAAREAAEAAALAGVEIPPVDVMTQSRIGRLGTPDDIARVVLFAASDLSLIMTGSTLLADAGETL, encoded by the coding sequence ATGCTGGAGGCCCCCATGTCGTTCCCATTCCCTGATGTCTCGAATGCTCCGATATCGGAACTTATCTCCCTTCGTGGTCGCTGTGCCGTGATCACGGGCGGTGCGCAAGGCCTCGGCAAGGCGATTGCGGCGCGCTTCGCGGAGGCCGGGGCCGACCTGCTCCTTCTCGATCTCGACGAGGAACGCGCACATGCCGCCGCCGAGCAGCTCGCCACGCGTTACGGAGTCAAGGGCCTCGGCGCGCGGGCGGACATCAGCGACACCGAGGCGGTGGCCACCGCCGCCGACCTGGCAGTAGCGGAACTCGGTGGGATCGATATCTGGGTCAACAACGCCGGGCTGTTCCCGAACGCGCCCGCGCTGGAGATGCCCGACGTGATGTGGGATCAGGTCTTCGCCGTCAACTCTCGCGGAGTCTTCCTCGGTTCGCGCGAGGCCGCGCGCCGCATGTCTGCTGGCGGCAAGGGCGGAGTCATCGTAAACACGATCTCCACCGCCGGCTTCCAGGTCGCGTTCCCGGGCATGGCCGCGTACGTCGCTTCCAAGCACGCGGCGCGGGGGCTGACCAAGTCGCTCGCCGTCGACCTCGCCCCGCTCGGCATCCGGGTGCTGGGCGTGGCGCCCAGCTACGTGCCGACCGAGGGCAACATCGCCGCCGCGCGCGAGGCGGCCGAGGCCGCGGCCCTGGCCGGTGTGGAGATCCCGCCGGTCGACGTCATGACCCAGAGCCGGATCGGCCGACTGGGAACGCCGGACGACATCGCACGGGTCGTACTGTTCGCCGCAAGCGACCTCTCGCTCATCATGACCGGAAGCACGCTCCTCGCGGACGCCGGAGAGACACTCTGA
- a CDS encoding acyl-CoA-like ligand-binding transcription factor: MPGQKPQRGRPPLADVGLLRERAIGILLRDGYPNVSMARLADEVGLSVRTLHRYFPTKADIVWGGTEAALDLLRRHLDETDADLPILEAIIVAVVGVFSEDTDEPSLSRARLRIIATTPDLRSTRPETYHGWRDETIAFIARRTGASVHDVSARAAGAAVQTAITESLTCWAADDSGESLADTVTCALLGLGALAAPPGRSTAG, from the coding sequence ATGCCTGGACAGAAACCGCAGCGCGGACGCCCACCGCTGGCGGACGTCGGACTGCTGCGCGAGCGCGCGATCGGAATCCTGCTTCGCGACGGCTATCCGAACGTCAGCATGGCGCGCCTCGCCGACGAAGTCGGTTTGAGCGTGCGTACCCTGCACCGGTACTTCCCGACGAAGGCAGACATCGTGTGGGGCGGGACCGAGGCCGCCCTGGACCTGCTGCGTCGCCATCTCGACGAGACCGATGCAGATCTCCCGATCCTTGAGGCGATCATCGTGGCCGTCGTCGGCGTCTTCTCCGAGGACACCGACGAGCCATCCCTCAGCCGCGCCCGACTGCGCATCATCGCCACGACCCCGGACCTGCGGTCCACCCGTCCGGAGACGTATCACGGATGGCGCGACGAGACCATCGCGTTCATCGCCCGGCGAACAGGCGCCTCCGTCCACGACGTCAGCGCTCGCGCCGCAGGTGCCGCTGTTCAGACCGCGATCACGGAGTCACTGACCTGCTGGGCCGCGGATGACAGCGGGGAGAGCCTTGCCGATACCGTCACATGCGCGCTTCTCGGCCTCGGGGCGCTCGCGGCGCCGCCGGGCCGCTCCACCGCCGGGTGA